In bacterium, one DNA window encodes the following:
- a CDS encoding YihY/virulence factor BrkB family protein, whose translation MTLDAAYLRWLERVEARAWQMSPDVGGLPASIWRCLLIVLRGIVTDRVFERAGYLTYFSLLYAVPLLALMLALAEALGWGRSALEFVAEKLAVTAPELAESLVETVARLDFVAIGLVAFAAIVVAGFAALIKFEAIVDDIWVAREHRPLWRTLALYPLLIVAAPTVAALVLAIAAAGRTQASALMVSLPQATLFGELLYNRLYELSFLMRLAPVALIVGLLTLVYYMVPSGRVRWQAALLGGVAAGLLWHLAQGFYLNFQFATGTFRAVWGLLAQIPLLLLWVFVCWVILIVGVELSFAWQHRHTYLPKAPIDRLAPYVWEHAVLEIARLLVETQGVRPEGLSSAEISNRLRIPWSLVRRHLSSLLALGAVHAVRVRSESSYFAAGDLGRWTIGDLLDRWRRHGDLLADMKGHAHHWPDSITIAETIPAASRESS comes from the coding sequence ATGACCCTCGACGCCGCCTATCTGCGCTGGCTGGAAAGGGTGGAGGCGCGGGCCTGGCAGATGTCGCCCGATGTGGGCGGACTGCCTGCATCAATCTGGCGCTGCCTCCTGATTGTCCTGCGCGGGATCGTCACCGACCGTGTCTTCGAACGGGCCGGGTATCTCACCTACTTCTCGCTGCTCTACGCCGTGCCGTTGCTCGCGTTGATGCTGGCTTTGGCCGAGGCGTTGGGATGGGGGCGTTCCGCGCTGGAGTTTGTCGCCGAGAAACTGGCGGTGACCGCGCCGGAATTGGCCGAGAGTCTGGTGGAGACGGTGGCGCGTCTCGATTTTGTCGCGATCGGTCTGGTCGCCTTCGCCGCGATTGTGGTCGCCGGCTTTGCCGCGTTGATCAAGTTCGAGGCGATTGTCGATGACATCTGGGTGGCGCGCGAGCATCGTCCGCTGTGGCGCACGCTGGCGCTCTACCCGCTCCTGATTGTCGCGGCGCCGACGGTGGCGGCGCTGGTTCTGGCCATTGCCGCCGCCGGCAGGACGCAGGCCTCGGCGCTGATGGTGTCGCTGCCGCAGGCCACGCTCTTCGGCGAATTGCTTTACAACCGGCTCTATGAACTGAGCTTCCTCATGCGCCTGGCGCCGGTGGCGTTGATTGTCGGACTGCTGACGCTGGTTTACTACATGGTCCCATCGGGACGGGTCCGCTGGCAGGCGGCGCTGCTTGGCGGCGTGGCCGCCGGGCTGCTGTGGCATCTGGCGCAGGGATTCTACCTCAACTTCCAGTTCGCCACCGGGACCTTCCGCGCGGTCTGGGGACTTCTGGCGCAGATCCCCCTGCTGCTTCTGTGGGTGTTTGTCTGCTGGGTGATTCTGATTGTCGGCGTGGAACTCAGCTTTGCCTGGCAGCATCGACACACCTACCTGCCAAAAGCCCCGATCGACCGGCTGGCGCCGTATGTCTGGGAGCATGCGGTGTTGGAGATCGCGCGGCTGCTGGTGGAAACCCAAGGGGTGCGTCCCGAGGGGTTAAGTTCGGCGGAAATCTCCAACCGGCTGCGCATTCCCTGGTCGCTGGTGCGCCGGCATCTGTCGTCGCTTCTGGCGCTGGGCGCGGTGCATGCGGTGCGGGTACGGTCGGAGTCGAGTTATTTCGCCGCCGGCGATCTCGGTCGCTGGACCATCGGCGATCTGCTCGACCGCTGGCGCCGTCACGGCGATCTCCTCGCCGACATGAAGGGGCACGCGCACCATTGGCCTGACAGCATCACCATCGCCGAAACGATTCCCGCCGCGAGCAGGGAATCATCGTAA
- a CDS encoding RNA polymerase sigma factor — protein sequence MSMPDREQFERLLGPVHEAAFRFCLRLCTARADAEDLYHDAILAAWKGLGGLKDAGRFRPWFFQIIVNTFRNRTRRQRWSKLPSWGRQWLPWTGNDDPPEATPSLSVDPRGHLDARRWLQVGWAALSPDDRSLVVLFELEGHTVAELARIWNCPEGTIKSRLSRARAKMRDAIMQRRAGSATDSSRQSEVNYGLHPDPQPTE from the coding sequence ATGTCCATGCCCGATCGCGAACAATTTGAGCGCCTCCTGGGACCGGTCCACGAGGCGGCCTTCCGTTTCTGCCTGCGCCTGTGCACGGCACGGGCCGATGCGGAGGATCTCTATCATGATGCGATTCTTGCGGCGTGGAAGGGGCTGGGCGGCCTGAAGGATGCCGGACGTTTCCGTCCGTGGTTTTTCCAGATCATCGTCAACACCTTCCGCAACCGCACACGCCGCCAGCGCTGGTCGAAGCTCCCCTCGTGGGGGCGGCAGTGGCTGCCGTGGACGGGCAATGACGATCCGCCGGAGGCGACGCCCTCGCTGTCGGTCGATCCGCGGGGGCATCTCGACGCGCGGCGCTGGCTGCAAGTCGGGTGGGCGGCCCTCTCGCCCGATGACCGCTCGCTGGTGGTGCTGTTTGAGCTGGAGGGACACACGGTCGCCGAACTGGCGCGCATCTGGAACTGTCCGGAGGGCACGATCAAGTCGCGTCTGTCCCGGGCGCGTGCGAAGATGCGCGACGCCATCATGCAACGGCGCGCGGGGTCCGCTACGGACTCCTCGCGCCAATCCGAGGTGAACTATGGATTGCACCCAGATCCGCAACCGACTGAGTGA
- a CDS encoding thermonuclease family protein — MFKVTNVWDGDSFEVTPKWSSNGNSGNGVRLADYNAPEKGQPGYEGSKRKLEGMILGKLVELKKPRATDKFGRLVCDVFVDGKQILMAA; from the coding sequence GTGTTCAAAGTGACGAATGTGTGGGATGGGGACTCGTTCGAAGTCACACCTAAGTGGTCATCGAATGGCAACTCGGGCAATGGCGTGCGGCTGGCGGATTACAACGCCCCGGAAAAAGGGCAGCCAGGCTACGAAGGATCAAAGCGCAAGCTGGAGGGGATGATCCTAGGCAAGCTCGTGGAGTTGAAGAAGCCGCGGGCAACCGACAAATTCGGTCGCTTGGTCTGTGACGTCTTTGTCGACGGGAAGCAGATCCTGATGGCGGCGTAG
- the lon gene encoding endopeptidase La encodes MAIIATEAPPKNGGVPTAELDQLPILPTKGTVVFPGMVSPLLITEQKYARLIDQTLMRGRLIGLMAQRNPDQNDPDVDGLYRFGTVGSILKMLRFPDGSVRCLVQGMTRFSITEVVRESPFIVARIITHDDDTSRGVPIEAAMRNTVELVKKAVDLSPNLSEELQVTAMNTEEPGKLADLIAANININTAQKQEILETLDILSRLEKVTAHLNKEIEVLELSRKIQSQAASEMGKMQKEYILREQLKAIQKELGEQDDHARDVEEFRQKIIDAHMTDQAREAAEKELDRLERMNTASAEYTVTRTYIDWLVSLPWDKRTDDNLDIKHAQAVLDEDHYGLEKVKDRILEFLAVRKLKDSVKGPILCFVGPPGVGKTSLGRSIARAMGRKFERVSLGGMRDEAEIRGHRRTYIGALPGRIIQGLRRAGSRNPVFMLDEIDKLGADFRGDPASALLEVLDPEQNNMFSDHYLDVGFDLSSVMFITTANLLYPIPSVLRDRMEVIEMPGYTDLEKIQIAKRYLLARERENHGLKPSHLSITDEALARILRDYTRESGVRNLNREIATVCRKVARKVATGKRGKTTVHGKDLPNYLGPVKYIPEFVSRTGQIGVVPGLAWTSAGGDIIWVEATKMPGKKNLTYTGHLGEVMRESVQTAFSWVRSNYKLLGIDPKTFDEYDVHVHVPSAATPKDGPSAGITMATAIASMFTERPVKPRLSMTGEITLRGLVEPIGGLKEKSLAAYRAGITTVLIPKDNEKDLVEIPSEVKEKVTFIPVANVADVMRHALEPVKQKPAPKRAKKRARR; translated from the coding sequence ATGGCCATTATCGCCACCGAAGCACCACCCAAAAATGGCGGCGTGCCCACCGCCGAACTCGATCAACTGCCGATTCTGCCCACCAAGGGCACGGTGGTCTTTCCCGGCATGGTGTCACCGCTTCTGATCACCGAGCAGAAATATGCCCGTCTCATCGACCAGACCCTGATGCGCGGCCGTCTCATCGGCCTGATGGCGCAGCGCAATCCCGATCAGAATGACCCTGATGTCGACGGGCTCTATCGCTTCGGTACGGTCGGTTCGATCCTGAAGATGCTGCGTTTCCCCGACGGTTCGGTGCGCTGCCTGGTGCAGGGGATGACGCGGTTCTCGATCACCGAAGTGGTGCGCGAGTCGCCGTTCATCGTCGCGCGCATCATCACCCATGACGACGACACCAGCCGCGGCGTGCCGATCGAGGCCGCCATGCGCAACACCGTCGAGTTGGTGAAGAAGGCGGTCGATCTGTCGCCCAACCTGTCGGAGGAGTTGCAGGTCACGGCGATGAACACCGAGGAGCCGGGGAAACTCGCCGACTTGATCGCCGCCAACATCAACATCAACACCGCGCAGAAGCAGGAAATCCTCGAGACGCTCGACATCCTGTCCCGCCTCGAGAAGGTCACCGCCCATCTGAACAAGGAGATCGAGGTCCTCGAACTGTCGCGCAAGATCCAGTCGCAGGCCGCCTCCGAGATGGGGAAGATGCAGAAGGAATACATCCTGCGCGAACAATTGAAGGCGATCCAGAAGGAGTTGGGCGAGCAGGACGACCATGCGCGCGATGTCGAGGAGTTCCGTCAGAAGATCATCGACGCGCACATGACCGACCAGGCGCGCGAGGCGGCCGAAAAGGAGCTCGATCGCCTCGAACGCATGAACACCGCCTCGGCCGAGTACACCGTCACCCGCACCTACATCGACTGGCTGGTCTCGCTGCCCTGGGACAAGCGGACCGACGACAACCTCGACATTAAGCACGCGCAGGCGGTGCTCGACGAGGACCATTACGGCCTCGAGAAGGTCAAGGACCGCATCCTCGAATTCCTCGCGGTGCGCAAACTGAAGGACTCGGTGAAAGGCCCGATCCTCTGCTTCGTCGGCCCGCCGGGTGTCGGCAAGACCTCGCTGGGGCGTTCGATCGCCCGCGCCATGGGCCGCAAATTCGAGCGCGTCTCGCTGGGTGGCATGCGCGACGAGGCCGAAATCCGCGGGCACCGGCGCACCTACATCGGCGCGCTCCCCGGACGGATCATCCAGGGTCTGCGACGCGCCGGCTCGAGGAACCCGGTCTTCATGCTCGATGAGATCGATAAGCTGGGCGCCGATTTCCGCGGCGACCCGGCCTCGGCGCTGCTCGAAGTGCTCGATCCGGAACAGAACAACATGTTCTCGGATCACTACCTCGACGTCGGCTTCGATCTGTCGTCGGTGATGTTCATCACCACCGCCAATTTGCTCTACCCGATTCCCTCGGTCCTGCGCGACCGCATGGAAGTCATCGAGATGCCGGGGTACACCGATCTGGAGAAGATTCAGATCGCCAAACGCTACCTGTTGGCGCGCGAGCGCGAGAACCACGGCCTGAAGCCCTCGCACCTGTCGATCACCGACGAGGCGCTGGCGCGCATCCTGCGCGACTACACCCGCGAATCGGGCGTGCGCAATCTCAACCGCGAGATCGCCACGGTCTGCCGCAAGGTGGCGCGCAAGGTGGCCACCGGCAAACGCGGCAAGACCACCGTCCACGGCAAGGATCTGCCCAACTACCTCGGCCCGGTGAAGTACATCCCCGAGTTTGTCTCGCGCACCGGCCAGATCGGGGTGGTCCCGGGGCTGGCCTGGACCTCGGCCGGCGGCGACATCATCTGGGTTGAGGCCACCAAGATGCCCGGCAAGAAGAACCTGACCTACACCGGCCATCTCGGCGAGGTCATGCGCGAGTCGGTGCAGACCGCGTTCTCCTGGGTGCGTTCGAACTACAAGCTGTTAGGCATCGATCCGAAGACGTTCGATGAGTACGACGTCCATGTCCATGTGCCGTCGGCCGCCACCCCCAAGGATGGCCCCTCGGCCGGGATCACCATGGCCACGGCGATCGCATCGATGTTCACCGAACGACCCGTAAAACCCCGACTGTCTATGACCGGTGAGATCACATTAAGGGGGCTGGTCGAGCCGATCGGCGGACTGAAAGAGAAATCGCTGGCGGCCTATCGCGCCGGCATCACCACGGTCCTGATTCCAAAGGACAACGAGAAGGACCTGGTGGAGATACCGTCTGAAGTGAAGGAGAAGGTGACCTTTATCCCGGTGGCCAATGTCGCCGATGTGATGCGTCACGCCTTAGAGCCAGTAAAGCAGAAACCGGCGCCCAAACGAGCGAAGAAGCGCGCCCGCCGTTAG
- a CDS encoding tetratricopeptide repeat protein — translation MSGPISEFARDRRAALVALVVWGVLMLLAGSAPYERWWGVNLLAFAAPEIRIGFFILLLAGIAFVAITRPSTSEPRVPFAAALFLTAAGAWLLRAEEAFLGDGTLRAMDAMKAVRALPSEILPTALAGAMVRFLPPSWGLDGYDALRLVSVISAIAFVALLWRLIPRALGEQQRGVIFWLLSFGAVRLFAGYIETYTPAFVFFVAWTLAAWGYWHRRLGAGWVIAFWILAVLSHVTAVLLIPATLWVLLRDDAGAIRWGQRAAWAFAAIALLFGGGVIGAFYWFQVELTGVSGGHFFMTLVSEPPHEYGLFSAAHLLDTLNAWFLLAPAFLVVGPAWLLRHGGAARQRAARPSTSALGFWLLAAGLPILAGFVIDPKLGWARDWDLYALLCAPALTGIALAFNRLSGPLRHGAMVIAIVSASLWLSFSADGNAERRRFEALLELDDSRSDYGHEILAQHYRRAGDYEGALRHYRAALAVSENTRYRLNIAAAYYNLRRYTEAIHWYTTVLEHDSVNAAAHYGLSLTYGDIGQHAEALPHAEAAARLDAANPTYLYRYGAALLASGKPAEALPVLRRAAQLNPNDAGILNAIAVCALELNQQTEAESAITLALRLTPDEPVAWLNAARVALNGHKLADARRCLERYEALTAPGDRHPAAQMLLDSLSRMSDTVP, via the coding sequence ATGTCCGGCCCCATCTCCGAGTTCGCCCGTGATCGCCGCGCCGCCCTGGTGGCGCTGGTCGTCTGGGGTGTCCTCATGCTCCTGGCCGGTTCGGCGCCCTATGAGCGCTGGTGGGGAGTCAATCTGCTGGCCTTTGCGGCCCCGGAAATCCGCATCGGCTTCTTCATCCTGCTGCTGGCGGGCATCGCCTTTGTAGCCATCACCCGTCCATCGACCAGCGAACCTCGCGTCCCGTTTGCCGCGGCCTTGTTCCTCACCGCCGCCGGCGCCTGGCTTTTGCGCGCCGAGGAAGCCTTTCTCGGCGATGGCACCCTGCGCGCGATGGATGCGATGAAGGCCGTCCGGGCGTTGCCGTCGGAGATCCTGCCGACCGCGTTGGCCGGCGCCATGGTGCGTTTCCTGCCGCCGTCGTGGGGGCTTGATGGCTACGACGCGTTGCGTTTGGTGTCAGTCATCTCCGCCATCGCCTTCGTTGCGCTTCTGTGGCGGCTGATCCCGCGCGCGCTCGGCGAACAGCAGCGCGGCGTGATTTTCTGGCTGTTGAGTTTCGGCGCGGTGCGTCTGTTCGCCGGCTACATCGAAACCTACACCCCGGCGTTCGTCTTCTTTGTCGCCTGGACATTGGCCGCCTGGGGGTATTGGCATCGTCGCCTCGGCGCCGGATGGGTGATCGCATTCTGGATACTCGCCGTCCTGTCGCATGTGACGGCGGTCCTGCTGATTCCGGCGACTTTGTGGGTCTTGCTGCGCGATGACGCAGGGGCAATCCGCTGGGGACAACGCGCCGCCTGGGCGTTTGCCGCGATCGCGTTGCTGTTCGGCGGCGGAGTGATCGGCGCGTTCTATTGGTTCCAGGTGGAGCTGACCGGAGTCTCCGGCGGGCATTTCTTCATGACCCTGGTCTCCGAACCGCCGCACGAGTATGGGCTGTTTTCCGCCGCGCATCTGCTCGACACACTCAACGCCTGGTTTCTCCTGGCTCCGGCGTTTCTGGTGGTTGGCCCGGCGTGGCTCCTGCGCCATGGCGGCGCGGCGCGGCAGCGCGCGGCGCGTCCATCCACAAGCGCGCTCGGCTTCTGGCTGCTGGCCGCCGGGTTGCCGATCCTGGCCGGATTCGTGATCGATCCGAAACTGGGCTGGGCGCGTGACTGGGACCTCTATGCGCTTCTCTGCGCGCCGGCGCTGACAGGAATCGCGCTGGCATTTAACCGTCTGTCCGGCCCCTTGCGTCACGGCGCCATGGTGATCGCAATCGTCTCGGCGTCGTTGTGGCTGTCATTCTCGGCCGACGGCAACGCCGAACGGCGCCGATTTGAGGCGCTCCTCGAGTTGGATGACTCGCGCTCCGACTACGGCCACGAGATTCTCGCGCAGCATTACCGGCGTGCCGGCGACTACGAGGGCGCGCTGCGTCACTACCGCGCCGCGCTGGCCGTAAGCGAGAACACCCGCTACCGGCTCAACATCGCCGCCGCCTACTACAACCTGCGGCGATACACCGAGGCGATTCACTGGTACACCACCGTGCTCGAGCACGACTCGGTTAATGCCGCCGCCCACTATGGGCTCTCCTTGACATATGGCGACATCGGACAGCATGCCGAGGCGTTGCCGCACGCCGAGGCGGCGGCACGTTTGGATGCCGCCAACCCAACCTACCTCTACCGTTATGGCGCCGCGCTTTTGGCCTCCGGCAAACCCGCCGAGGCGTTGCCGGTTCTGCGTCGCGCCGCGCAACTGAACCCGAACGACGCCGGCATCCTCAACGCCATCGCCGTCTGCGCCTTGGAGTTGAATCAGCAGACGGAAGCCGAGTCCGCCATCACGCTGGCCTTGCGGCTGACCCCCGATGAGCCGGTGGCCTGGCTGAATGCCGCCCGAGTCGCCCTCAATGGGCATAAACTGGCCGACGCGCGTCGCTGCCTGGAGCGGTATGAAGCGCTGACTGCCCCGGGCGATCGCCACCCGGCGGCACAAATGCTGCTTGATTCTCTCAGCCGGATGTCTGACACAGTGCCATGA
- a CDS encoding DUF933 domain-containing protein: MLKVGIIGHSKSGKTTIYNAVAGANADVDAYLGREDVRRIMVKVPDERLDRLFALFQPPKKVSAEIEYIDFPALTGDASEVQLLPPAIRDLDMLVVVLREFGDKADPVRDWHTIADELILADLAVVEKRTARLAKEIESGRMDNKLEYDVLLRCQKALEEGQPIRMVPVSAAENKLIRGFGFVSGMPVMALINAGDDGSAKTAEEWAAALQLGPHAAVHIVRGKLEAELATLDPADRAAFMSDYQLSVSALNGMIAACYSLLGLITFFTGGSEKDVHAWTVRRGATAPEAAGVIHSDFEQGFIRAEVTPVDDLLALGSLAAAKKAGKSRLEGKEYVVVDGDYILFRFNV; encoded by the coding sequence ATGCTCAAAGTCGGCATCATCGGACACAGCAAGTCGGGCAAGACGACCATCTACAACGCCGTCGCCGGCGCCAACGCCGATGTCGACGCCTACCTCGGGCGCGAGGACGTCCGTCGCATCATGGTCAAGGTCCCCGACGAGCGGCTTGACCGCCTCTTTGCCCTCTTCCAGCCGCCGAAGAAGGTCAGCGCCGAGATCGAATACATCGATTTCCCGGCGCTCACCGGCGACGCCAGTGAAGTGCAGTTGTTGCCGCCGGCGATCCGCGACCTCGACATGCTAGTGGTCGTGCTGCGCGAGTTCGGCGACAAGGCCGATCCGGTGAGGGACTGGCACACAATCGCCGACGAGCTGATCCTCGCCGATCTGGCCGTGGTCGAAAAGCGAACGGCGCGTCTGGCCAAGGAAATCGAGTCGGGACGGATGGACAACAAGCTCGAGTACGATGTGCTGTTGCGCTGCCAGAAGGCGCTCGAGGAGGGGCAGCCGATTCGCATGGTGCCCGTCTCCGCCGCCGAGAACAAGCTCATCCGCGGTTTCGGTTTTGTCTCCGGCATGCCGGTGATGGCGCTGATTAACGCCGGCGACGATGGCTCGGCGAAGACGGCCGAGGAGTGGGCCGCCGCGCTTCAGCTTGGGCCGCACGCGGCGGTGCACATCGTCCGCGGCAAACTCGAAGCCGAGCTCGCCACCCTCGATCCCGCCGACCGCGCCGCTTTCATGTCCGACTATCAACTCTCGGTCTCGGCGCTCAATGGCATGATCGCCGCCTGTTATTCACTGCTGGGCCTCATCACATTCTTCACCGGCGGGTCGGAGAAGGATGTGCACGCCTGGACGGTGCGTCGCGGCGCGACCGCGCCCGAGGCGGCCGGCGTTATCCACTCTGATTTTGAGCAGGGCTTCATTCGCGCCGAAGTGACCCCGGTCGACGATCTGCTCGCGCTCGGCTCGCTGGCCGCGGCGAAGAAGGCCGGGAAGTCGCGCCTGGAAGGCAAGGAGTATGTCGTGGTCGATGGCGACTACATCCTCTTCCGATTCAACGTCTGA
- a CDS encoding TIGR00366 family protein, with amino-acid sequence MSILERAAEGLTRWSIRWIPNSFIIACLLTLIVLAAAMALTGASLPACIGYWGDGFWSLLSFGMQMCLVVFTGYVVAVSPPVRRLLRMVARIPRGPKSAIAAMTVISLLLSWFHWGLSIVGAALMVRFIAAERRDVDYRLLVACAYLGMGCTWHAGLSASAPLLVATPGHFLEQQMGLIPVTETIFSPFNLILVGVVFLFLTVFTPLLHPRRERTVAIDPQLLAGFEDFGTPARPQTPTPSERLEHSYLMNAIFGLLGLAWVIGHFVVRRGALTLDAFNFIALFVGILLHPSTASFLRAAAEGGKLLWGIVAQFPFYAGMYGIIKSSGLTETLANALVAVASERTYPAIVYWYSGIVNYFVPSGGSKWAIEAPYIMEAAKTLHVAAPKAVVAYAWGDMATDLIQPFWALPLLSVAKLDFKDIMGYEIIIFGAYALIVTCAFLFFI; translated from the coding sequence ATGTCGATTCTGGAGCGCGCCGCCGAAGGATTGACCCGCTGGTCGATCCGCTGGATCCCCAACTCGTTTATCATTGCCTGTCTGCTGACGCTGATTGTCCTGGCCGCGGCGATGGCCCTGACGGGCGCGTCGCTGCCCGCCTGCATCGGCTACTGGGGCGACGGCTTCTGGTCGCTATTGTCGTTCGGCATGCAGATGTGCCTGGTGGTGTTCACCGGGTACGTGGTGGCGGTCTCCCCGCCGGTGCGCCGGCTCTTGCGGATGGTGGCGCGGATTCCCCGCGGTCCGAAATCGGCGATCGCGGCGATGACGGTGATCTCGCTTCTGCTCTCTTGGTTTCATTGGGGACTGTCGATCGTCGGCGCGGCGTTGATGGTGCGGTTCATCGCCGCCGAACGCCGCGATGTCGACTATCGTCTGCTGGTGGCCTGCGCCTATCTCGGCATGGGCTGCACCTGGCACGCTGGCTTGTCCGCATCGGCGCCGCTTCTGGTCGCCACCCCGGGGCACTTTCTAGAACAGCAGATGGGGCTCATCCCGGTCACCGAGACCATCTTCTCGCCGTTCAACCTGATCCTGGTGGGGGTGGTCTTTCTGTTTCTGACGGTGTTTACGCCGCTGCTGCACCCCCGTCGGGAGAGGACGGTCGCGATCGATCCGCAACTGCTGGCGGGGTTCGAGGACTTCGGGACACCGGCGCGTCCGCAGACGCCGACGCCGTCGGAGCGGCTGGAGCACTCCTACTTGATGAACGCGATCTTCGGGCTGCTCGGGCTGGCGTGGGTGATCGGGCATTTCGTCGTCCGCCGCGGGGCGCTGACGCTCGACGCCTTCAACTTCATCGCGTTGTTTGTCGGGATTCTGTTGCATCCGAGCACGGCCTCGTTTCTGCGCGCGGCCGCCGAGGGCGGCAAACTGCTCTGGGGGATTGTGGCGCAGTTTCCCTTCTATGCCGGCATGTACGGCATCATCAAGTCGTCCGGGTTGACCGAGACATTGGCCAACGCGCTGGTCGCGGTGGCCAGCGAGCGGACCTATCCGGCAATCGTTTATTGGTACTCGGGGATCGTGAATTACTTCGTCCCGTCGGGGGGGTCGAAGTGGGCGATCGAAGCGCCCTACATCATGGAGGCGGCCAAAACGCTGCATGTGGCGGCGCCCAAGGCCGTGGTCGCCTACGCCTGGGGGGACATGGCCACCGATCTGATCCAACCCTTCTGGGCCTTGCCGCTTCTGTCGGTTGCCAAACTCGACTTCAAGGACATCATGGGGTATGAGATCATCATCTTTGGCGCCTATGCGTTGATCGTGACCTGCGCCTTCCTGTTCTTCATTTAA